A single genomic interval of Nonomuraea rubra harbors:
- a CDS encoding MerR family transcriptional regulator produces the protein MSSQAARSHMSIGEVLALLQGEFPDVTISKIRFLEGEGLIEPERSPSGYRKFTHLHVEQLRFILTEQRDHYLPLRVIKDRMAESFGRPRALQQAQETRLSRAELLEAAGIDEETLTELEDYGLLAAVARRYDEEALKVARTVGALARFGLHARHLRAVKAAAEREAGLVEQTVAPILKRRRPGAIGEADEVARELSALLLDLHASLVRTGVRSVLGR, from the coding sequence ATGAGCTCTCAGGCGGCACGCTCCCACATGAGCATCGGGGAGGTGCTCGCGCTCCTGCAGGGCGAGTTCCCCGACGTGACGATCTCCAAGATCAGGTTCTTGGAGGGCGAGGGGCTGATCGAGCCCGAGCGCAGCCCGTCCGGCTACCGTAAGTTCACCCACCTGCACGTGGAGCAGCTGCGCTTCATCCTCACCGAGCAGCGTGACCACTACCTGCCGCTGCGGGTGATCAAGGACAGGATGGCCGAGAGCTTCGGCCGGCCGCGCGCCCTGCAGCAGGCCCAGGAGACCAGGCTCAGCCGGGCCGAGCTGCTCGAGGCCGCCGGCATCGACGAGGAGACCCTCACCGAGCTCGAGGACTACGGCCTGCTGGCCGCCGTGGCCAGGCGCTACGACGAGGAGGCGCTCAAGGTGGCCCGCACCGTGGGCGCGCTGGCCCGGTTCGGGCTGCACGCCCGGCACCTGCGGGCGGTCAAGGCGGCGGCCGAGCGGGAGGCCGGTCTGGTCGAGCAGACGGTCGCCCCCATACTCAAGCGGCGCCGCCCGGGAGCCATCGGTGAGGCCGACGAGGTCGCCAGGGAGCTTTCCGCGCTGCTGCTCGACCTGCACGCATCCCTTGTGCGCACGGGCGTGCGATCGGTCCTGGGCCGCTGA
- a CDS encoding FHA domain-containing protein, whose amino-acid sequence MPSVYCTQCGHANPEDARFCSRCGSPLTRPEVSGDTTSTISVAGIEAYEAETGDMLLAERALVEQLPPGAALLTVTRGPNQGSRFRLDKDLTTTGRHPESDIFLDDITVSRRHVEFYRHRGGQFSVRDVGSLNGTYVNRERIEEVPLHSGDEVQIGKFRLLFLMRGNSGA is encoded by the coding sequence ATGCCGAGCGTCTACTGCACGCAGTGCGGGCACGCCAACCCCGAGGATGCCCGTTTCTGTTCCCGCTGTGGGTCACCGCTGACCAGACCCGAGGTCTCCGGGGATACCACATCGACGATCTCCGTCGCGGGAATCGAGGCGTACGAGGCTGAGACAGGCGACATGCTCCTGGCCGAGCGGGCGCTGGTCGAGCAGCTGCCGCCAGGCGCGGCGTTGCTCACCGTGACCAGGGGGCCCAACCAGGGCAGTCGTTTCCGGCTCGACAAGGACCTGACCACCACCGGGCGCCACCCGGAGAGCGACATCTTCCTCGACGACATCACCGTCTCCCGCCGCCACGTCGAGTTCTACCGCCACCGCGGCGGCCAGTTCTCCGTGCGCGACGTGGGCAGCCTCAACGGCACCTACGTCAACCGGGAGCGGATCGAGGAGGTTCCTTTGCACTCCGGAGACGAGGTGCAGATCGGCAAGTTCCGCCTTCTCTTCCTGATGCGGGGCAACTCCGGCGCATGA
- a CDS encoding mannose-1-phosphate guanyltransferase, with protein sequence MKAVVMAGGEGTRLRPMTANQPKPLLPVANRPIMEHVLRLLKRHGVTETVVTLQFLAALVRNYFGDGDELGMSLQYATEDIPLGTAGSVKNAADRLRDDRFLVISGDALTDIDLSDMIRFHRENGALVTIGLKRVPNPLEFGIIIVDDEGRVQRFLEKPTWGQVFSDTVNTGIYVMEPEVLDAVAPGEPVDWSSDVFPALLERGAAIYGYVADGYWEDVGTHDSYLKAQADALSGKVELDLGGFELSPGVWVADSASVDPDAVLKGPLLIGEYAKVEAGAELREYTVLGNNAVVREGAFLHRAVVHDNVYLGPGAHLRGCVIGKSTDVMAGARIEENAVIGDECVIEAEAYVSSGVRVYPFKTIEAGAVVNTSVIWESRGQRNLFGPRGVSGLVNVEITAELCVRLASAYATTLRKGEYVVASRDCSLAARALKRAVIGALTAGAINVLDLEAAPLPVTRFHTARESAAGGIALRTTPGDPQSVDIVIMDDRGADLPPAAQRKLERVFSRQEFRRAFPGEIAELAYPARAFEDYTHELLRNVGVSGVRDMKVVVDCAGGTSSLVLPTLLGRVGVEVLTVNARLDDVSPTETLAERRRDLQRLSELVSSSRAAFGVRFDPVGERIALVDEKGQLISEERALLVVLDLVAAERRGGQVALPVTTTRVAEQVCRFHGVQVQWTSTAQDALTSAAAGPDMIFAADGRGGFVVPEFSPAIDGLAAFIRLLGLVARTRLSLSQIDARIPEVKLLKRTVPTPWAAKGAVMRSVIEAAEAEAQPGDQGLRVDTTDGVRVTRGDGSWVLVLPAAAEPVTDLWAEAGDVDGAQALIERWARIVEQAAG encoded by the coding sequence GTGAAGGCGGTCGTCATGGCGGGCGGTGAGGGCACTCGGCTGCGTCCCATGACCGCCAACCAGCCCAAACCCCTGCTTCCCGTGGCCAACCGCCCGATCATGGAGCACGTCCTGCGCCTGCTCAAGCGGCACGGCGTCACCGAGACGGTGGTGACGCTGCAGTTCCTGGCCGCGCTCGTGCGCAACTACTTCGGCGACGGCGACGAGCTGGGCATGAGCCTCCAGTACGCCACCGAGGACATCCCCCTCGGCACCGCCGGCAGCGTCAAGAACGCCGCCGACCGCCTCCGCGACGATCGATTTCTGGTGATCTCCGGAGATGCCCTGACGGATATCGATTTATCCGACATGATCCGTTTTCACCGCGAAAATGGCGCCCTTGTCACGATCGGCCTCAAACGCGTCCCGAACCCGCTCGAATTCGGGATCATCATCGTGGACGACGAGGGCCGCGTACAGCGCTTCCTGGAGAAACCCACCTGGGGCCAGGTCTTCTCCGACACCGTCAACACCGGCATCTACGTCATGGAACCCGAGGTCCTCGACGCCGTCGCGCCCGGCGAGCCCGTCGACTGGTCCTCCGACGTGTTCCCCGCCCTCCTGGAGCGCGGCGCCGCCATCTACGGCTACGTCGCCGACGGCTACTGGGAGGACGTCGGCACCCACGACAGCTACCTCAAGGCCCAGGCCGACGCCCTGTCCGGCAAGGTCGAGCTGGACCTCGGCGGCTTCGAGCTCTCCCCGGGCGTCTGGGTGGCGGACTCGGCCTCGGTGGACCCCGACGCCGTGCTCAAGGGCCCGCTGCTCATCGGCGAATACGCCAAGGTGGAGGCGGGCGCCGAGCTGCGCGAGTACACCGTGCTCGGCAACAACGCGGTCGTCCGCGAGGGCGCGTTCCTGCACCGCGCGGTCGTCCACGACAACGTCTACCTCGGCCCCGGCGCCCACCTGCGCGGCTGCGTGATCGGCAAGAGCACCGACGTGATGGCCGGCGCCCGCATCGAGGAGAACGCCGTCATCGGCGACGAATGCGTCATCGAGGCCGAGGCGTACGTCTCCAGCGGCGTCAGGGTCTACCCGTTCAAGACCATCGAGGCCGGCGCGGTCGTCAACACCAGCGTCATCTGGGAGTCGCGCGGGCAGCGCAACCTGTTCGGCCCGCGCGGCGTCAGCGGCCTGGTCAACGTCGAGATCACCGCCGAGCTGTGCGTGCGTCTGGCCAGCGCGTACGCCACCACCCTCAGGAAGGGCGAGTACGTCGTCGCCTCCCGCGACTGCTCCCTGGCCGCCAGGGCGCTCAAGCGGGCCGTCATCGGCGCGCTCACCGCCGGCGCCATCAACGTGCTCGACCTCGAGGCCGCCCCGCTGCCCGTCACCCGCTTCCACACCGCCCGCGAGTCGGCCGCCGGCGGCATCGCGCTGCGCACCACCCCCGGCGACCCGCAGAGCGTGGACATCGTCATCATGGACGACCGCGGCGCCGACCTGCCGCCGGCCGCGCAGCGCAAGCTGGAGCGGGTCTTCTCCCGCCAGGAGTTCCGCCGCGCGTTCCCCGGCGAGATCGCCGAGCTCGCCTACCCGGCCAGGGCCTTCGAGGACTACACCCACGAGCTGCTGCGCAACGTCGGGGTCAGCGGCGTACGGGACATGAAGGTCGTCGTGGACTGCGCGGGCGGCACCTCCTCGCTGGTGCTGCCCACCCTGCTCGGCCGGGTCGGCGTCGAGGTGCTCACCGTCAACGCCCGACTCGACGACGTCTCGCCCACCGAGACGCTCGCCGAGCGCCGCCGCGACCTGCAACGCCTGTCGGAGCTGGTCAGCAGCTCGCGGGCGGCGTTCGGCGTGCGGTTCGACCCGGTCGGCGAGCGCATCGCCCTGGTGGACGAGAAGGGCCAGCTCATCAGCGAGGAACGGGCGCTGCTCGTCGTGCTCGACCTGGTCGCCGCCGAGCGCAGGGGCGGGCAGGTGGCGCTGCCGGTCACCACGACCCGGGTCGCCGAGCAGGTGTGCCGCTTCCACGGCGTGCAGGTGCAGTGGACCTCCACCGCGCAGGACGCCCTCACCTCGGCCGCCGCCGGGCCCGACATGATCTTCGCGGCCGACGGGCGCGGCGGCTTCGTCGTGCCGGAGTTCAGCCCCGCGATCGACGGGCTGGCCGCGTTCATCCGCCTGCTCGGCCTGGTCGCCCGCACCCGGCTGTCGCTCAGCCAGATCGACGCCAGGATCCCCGAGGTCAAGCTGCTCAAGCGCACCGTGCCCACGCCCTGGGCGGCCAAGGGCGCCGTGATGCGCTCGGTCATCGAGGCGGCCGAGGCCGAGGCCCAGCCCGGGGACCAGGGGCTGCGCGTCGACACCACGGACGGCGTGCGCGTGACCCGCGGCGACGGGAGCTGGGTGCTGGTGCTGCCCGCCGCCGCCGAGCCCGTCACCGACCTGTGGGCCGAGGCGGGGGACGTGGACGGCGCCCAGGCCCTCATCGAACGCTGGGCCCGGATCGTGGAACAGGCCGCGGGGTGA
- a CDS encoding CDP-alcohol phosphatidyltransferase family protein — protein MSETSAEDRIWTVPNLLSFLRLLGVPVFLWLVLVPQADGWAIGVLAVAGFTDWLDGKIARAFNQTSRLGRLIDPAADKLYVFATIFALLLREVIPWWLVVVILGRELLVASFFPVLRKYGYKALQVHFLGKAAMFNLMYAFPLLFLASHSGWYAEIARIAGWAFALWGTGLYWWAGVLYVVQVRQLVTAAKKG, from the coding sequence GTGAGCGAAACTTCCGCCGAGGACCGGATCTGGACGGTTCCTAACCTGCTGAGCTTCCTGCGCCTCCTGGGCGTCCCCGTGTTCCTCTGGCTGGTTCTCGTGCCCCAGGCGGACGGCTGGGCCATCGGCGTTCTCGCGGTGGCCGGTTTCACGGACTGGCTCGACGGAAAGATCGCCCGGGCGTTCAATCAGACCAGCAGGCTCGGCCGGCTCATCGACCCGGCGGCGGACAAGCTCTACGTCTTCGCCACCATCTTCGCCCTCCTGCTGCGCGAGGTCATCCCGTGGTGGCTGGTCGTGGTCATCCTCGGGCGTGAACTCTTGGTCGCGAGTTTCTTCCCCGTACTTCGCAAATACGGTTATAAGGCACTTCAAGTGCATTTCCTGGGCAAGGCCGCCATGTTCAACCTCATGTACGCCTTCCCTCTCCTCTTCCTTGCCTCCCACTCTGGGTGGTATGCCGAAATAGCCCGGATTGCCGGGTGGGCCTTCGCGCTCTGGGGAACGGGCCTGTACTGGTGGGCGGGGGTGCTGTATGTGGTACAGGTGCGCCAACTCGTAACCGCGGCCAAGAAGGGGTGA
- a CDS encoding GNAT family N-acetyltransferase, whose protein sequence is MDELARGPALERGGAAADLARALAFLQGFARRRAPVVVPVEGGFGVLDERFPGSYDDNKLIVTAADPAAGRRTAAADPGAVRRLAEAGDPEPPGRLTAAGAEGLAGRLMAAADEVLAGRDHRLVCVDDDRLGEACAPAFDAAGYEHETNLVMAFRGEIPPDPPPAERLTLAELEPVLRRDWRRTLPQAPAEVIDGLARRVESRLRGADTVGFRGVRTPSGEIAARADLYAHGGVAQIESVFTGEEHRGKGYARALMNALLAEAAGAELVFLVADAGDWPRHFYGRLGFEEVGRTHSFLRT, encoded by the coding sequence GTGGATGAGCTCGCCCGCGGGCCGGCTCTGGAACGCGGCGGTGCGGCGGCGGACCTGGCCCGGGCCCTCGCCTTCCTCCAGGGTTTCGCCCGGCGCAGGGCGCCCGTGGTGGTGCCGGTGGAGGGCGGGTTCGGGGTGCTGGACGAGCGGTTTCCCGGCTCGTACGACGACAACAAGCTGATCGTCACGGCAGCCGATCCGGCGGCGGGGCGGCGGACGGCGGCTGCCGATCCTGGGGCGGTGAGGCGGCTGGCGGAGGCTGGGGATCCCGAACCGCCAGGTCGGCTGACGGCGGCCGGTGCTGAGGGGCTGGCCGGGCGGTTGATGGCGGCGGCCGATGAGGTGCTGGCGGGGCGCGATCACCGGCTCGTGTGCGTGGACGACGACCGGCTCGGAGAGGCGTGCGCGCCCGCGTTCGACGCCGCCGGCTACGAGCACGAGACGAACCTCGTCATGGCCTTCCGCGGGGAGATCCCGCCCGATCCGCCGCCGGCCGAGCGGCTCACGCTCGCGGAGCTGGAGCCGGTGCTGCGGCGCGACTGGCGCCGTACGCTGCCGCAGGCTCCCGCCGAGGTGATCGACGGGCTCGCCAGGCGGGTCGAGTCCCGGCTGCGCGGCGCCGACACTGTCGGCTTCCGCGGCGTACGCACCCCGTCCGGCGAGATCGCCGCCCGCGCCGACCTGTACGCGCACGGCGGGGTCGCCCAGATCGAGAGCGTCTTCACCGGCGAGGAGCACCGGGGCAAGGGGTACGCGCGCGCCCTGATGAACGCGCTCCTGGCCGAGGCGGCCGGCGCCGAGCTGGTCTTCCTGGTGGCCGACGCGGGCGACTGGCCGCGCCACTTCTACGGACGGCTCGGCTTCGAGGAGGTGGGCCGCACCCACTCCTTCCTTCGCACCTGA
- a CDS encoding phosphoribosylanthranilate isomerase encodes MYVKICGLSEPEHVATAVEAGADAIGFVMTRSPRRITPERAASLAAQVPAHVLTVGVFRGEDPETVRAAALASGVRAVQLHGTHPHGDFTALKDLGVTLIRAVDAQADLRCGAFDEDLLLVDAPHAGSGRQWDWGAVRGRASGRWMLAGGLAPGNVREAIEAAGPWGVDVSSGVESAPGVKDSRLIEEFLRSVRG; translated from the coding sequence GTGTATGTGAAGATCTGCGGGCTGAGCGAGCCCGAGCACGTGGCCACCGCCGTCGAGGCCGGGGCCGACGCGATCGGGTTCGTCATGACCAGGAGCCCGCGCCGGATCACGCCCGAGCGGGCCGCCTCGCTGGCCGCGCAGGTGCCCGCGCACGTGCTCACCGTCGGCGTCTTCCGCGGCGAGGACCCGGAGACGGTCCGCGCGGCGGCGCTGGCGTCCGGCGTGCGCGCCGTCCAGCTCCACGGCACGCACCCGCACGGCGACTTCACCGCGCTCAAGGACCTCGGCGTCACCCTCATCAGGGCCGTCGACGCCCAGGCCGACCTGCGGTGCGGCGCCTTCGACGAGGACCTGCTCCTGGTGGACGCGCCCCACGCGGGCTCGGGCCGGCAGTGGGACTGGGGCGCGGTGCGCGGCCGGGCGTCCGGGCGGTGGATGCTGGCGGGCGGCCTGGCCCCCGGCAACGTACGCGAGGCGATCGAGGCCGCCGGGCCGTGGGGGGTCGACGTGTCCAGCGGCGTGGAGAGCGCGCCCGGCGTGAAGGACTCGCGCCTGATCGAGGAGTTCCTGCGGAGCGTCCGTGGATGA
- a CDS encoding response regulator, which yields MIRVLVADDQALVRAGVRMLLQATGDMEVVGEAEDGAEAVRLAERHLPDVILMDLRMPRVDGLEAIKRVLAARPGTRIVVLTTFAEDGNVYAALRAGAVGFLVKDDEPERMVDAVRRAAAGEQLLAPSVLRRVVERFLAAEEQAAPAAPPGLTERELEVLALVGTGLSNAEIAEELHVGVTTVKTHIAAAMEKLGLRNRIQAAVVAHRTGLVDASFRPVRQPRGG from the coding sequence GTGATCCGCGTGCTGGTGGCCGACGACCAGGCGCTCGTCCGCGCGGGCGTCCGCATGCTGCTGCAGGCCACGGGCGACATGGAGGTCGTGGGCGAGGCGGAGGACGGCGCCGAGGCCGTACGCCTGGCCGAGCGCCACCTGCCCGACGTGATCCTCATGGACCTGCGCATGCCCAGGGTCGACGGCCTGGAGGCGATCAAGCGCGTGCTGGCCGCCCGGCCCGGCACCAGGATCGTGGTGCTGACCACGTTCGCCGAGGACGGCAACGTCTACGCCGCCCTGCGCGCCGGCGCCGTCGGGTTCCTGGTCAAGGACGACGAGCCGGAGCGCATGGTCGACGCCGTGCGCAGGGCCGCGGCCGGCGAGCAGCTCCTCGCGCCCTCCGTGCTGCGCCGGGTCGTCGAGCGGTTCCTGGCCGCCGAGGAACAGGCCGCCCCCGCCGCCCCGCCCGGGCTGACCGAGCGCGAGCTGGAGGTGCTGGCCCTGGTCGGCACCGGCCTGTCCAACGCCGAGATCGCCGAGGAGCTGCACGTCGGCGTCACGACGGTCAAGACGCACATCGCCGCCGCGATGGAGAAGCTGGGCCTGCGCAACCGCATCCAGGCCGCCGTCGTCGCCCACCGCACCGGCCTCGTCGACGCCTCCTTCCGGCCCGTACGCCAGCCTCGCGGCGGCTGA
- a CDS encoding sensor histidine kinase encodes MRWRGVPLDVLLAASGVGLDLLTTAHAGDTEYLPAELNIPMALLVGLPMGLVRRWPVIVSLYLAAALFATDQLGSFTSNTAQILLCVSLGVAGYRSTVRATAAAVAAAIFATAFNIADPGIALTGNMWMYSVLLPVFPAVLGSYLRSSAERLEEREVTPDALLAAGGVAITVLSTWTTWHSGTQPVWVVGLLAVVGGLSLGIARRLPGLVFLLQGVLLVSADTYLNSAVNTCVILTLIAIGVFAMRVVSWAWTVAAYVTGCLLTAIAVVGDGTEVTPFRVGVLMTLVATPIAIGRYLGVRREAAATEKLVAEEAARAAVAQVRADQLAERERIARDVHDIVAHHVGAMVLRASAARYAAPDGPVADALNDIRETGHQVLQDLRDLLDLLRDPDRQPDLLANPADVVRESAERMAAAGLVVDLDLDPATDQAPLIARTSAARIVQEGLTNVLKHAGPGTRVRVTVTPAEEGLDVEIRNGRPPTAIERLPSSGRGLAGMRERVRTLGGTLSAGPDGEGGWLLAAHLPTHTRVSPGSAA; translated from the coding sequence ATGCGTTGGCGTGGCGTGCCGCTGGATGTCCTGCTCGCGGCCTCGGGAGTGGGTCTCGACCTGCTGACCACCGCCCACGCGGGCGACACCGAGTACCTGCCCGCCGAGCTGAACATCCCCATGGCCCTCCTGGTCGGCCTGCCCATGGGGCTCGTGCGCCGGTGGCCGGTGATCGTCAGCCTCTACCTCGCGGCCGCCCTGTTCGCCACCGACCAGCTCGGCTCGTTCACCTCCAACACCGCCCAGATCCTGCTCTGCGTGTCGCTGGGCGTGGCCGGCTACCGCTCCACGGTGCGCGCCACCGCCGCCGCCGTGGCCGCGGCGATCTTCGCGACCGCGTTCAACATCGCCGATCCGGGGATCGCGCTCACCGGCAACATGTGGATGTACTCCGTCCTGCTGCCCGTCTTCCCCGCCGTGCTGGGCTCGTACCTGCGCAGCTCGGCCGAGCGCCTGGAGGAACGCGAGGTCACCCCCGACGCGCTGCTCGCGGCGGGCGGCGTGGCGATCACCGTGCTCAGCACGTGGACCACCTGGCACTCCGGCACCCAGCCCGTCTGGGTGGTCGGCCTGCTCGCCGTGGTCGGCGGCCTGTCGCTGGGCATCGCCAGGCGGCTGCCCGGCCTGGTCTTCCTGCTGCAGGGCGTGCTGCTCGTCTCGGCCGACACCTACCTGAACTCCGCCGTCAACACGTGCGTGATCCTCACCCTCATCGCCATCGGCGTGTTCGCCATGCGGGTGGTGTCCTGGGCATGGACGGTCGCCGCGTACGTGACCGGCTGCCTGCTCACCGCGATCGCCGTCGTCGGCGACGGCACCGAGGTCACGCCGTTCCGGGTGGGGGTGCTCATGACGCTGGTCGCCACGCCCATCGCGATCGGCCGCTACCTGGGCGTGCGCAGGGAGGCCGCCGCCACCGAGAAGCTGGTCGCCGAGGAGGCCGCCCGCGCAGCCGTCGCCCAGGTGCGCGCCGACCAGCTCGCCGAACGCGAGCGCATCGCCCGCGACGTGCACGACATCGTCGCCCACCACGTCGGCGCCATGGTGCTGCGGGCCAGCGCCGCCCGCTACGCCGCCCCCGACGGGCCCGTCGCCGACGCGCTCAACGACATCCGCGAGACCGGCCACCAGGTGCTGCAGGACCTGCGCGACCTGCTCGACCTGCTGCGCGACCCCGACCGCCAGCCCGACCTGCTGGCCAACCCCGCCGACGTCGTACGCGAGTCCGCCGAACGCATGGCCGCCGCCGGCCTCGTCGTCGACCTCGACCTCGACCCGGCCACCGACCAGGCGCCCCTCATCGCCCGCACCTCAGCGGCCCGCATCGTCCAGGAAGGATTGACGAACGTGCTCAAGCACGCAGGCCCCGGCACCCGGGTCCGCGTAACCGTGACGCCCGCCGAGGAGGGACTGGACGTCGAGATCCGCAACGGCCGCCCGCCCACCGCCATCGAGCGGCTGCCCTCCTCCGGGCGCGGCCTGGCCGGCATGCGCGAGCGCGTGCGCACCCTCGGCGGCACCCTCAGCGCCGGCCCCGACGGCGAGGGCGGCTGGCTGCTGGCCGCCCACCTGCCCACCCACACCCGCGTGTCCCCGGGGAGCGCCGCGTGA
- a CDS encoding class I SAM-dependent methyltransferase: protein MPNDTALFLGQFLRNPAAIGALAPSSRRLAAAVCAPVPERGEPIVVELGPGTGPFTAEIQQRLSGRGHHLAVELNERMARLLAERFPSVDVAHEDATRLGKLLADRGLRMADVVVSGLPWAAFPDQLQRELLDAVTGAMNPGAAFTTFSYIHAIPLSSARRFRALLAERFEEVVPGRTVWRNTPPAFVFHARRPR, encoded by the coding sequence ATGCCCAACGACACCGCGCTGTTCCTCGGACAGTTCCTGCGCAACCCCGCGGCGATCGGCGCGCTCGCGCCGAGCTCGCGGCGCCTGGCCGCGGCCGTCTGCGCGCCGGTCCCGGAGAGGGGCGAGCCGATCGTCGTCGAGCTCGGGCCGGGCACCGGCCCGTTCACCGCGGAGATCCAGCAGCGGCTGAGCGGGCGCGGCCACCATCTGGCCGTGGAGCTCAACGAGCGGATGGCCCGGCTGCTGGCCGAGCGGTTCCCGTCGGTGGACGTGGCGCACGAGGACGCCACGCGCCTGGGCAAGCTGCTGGCCGATCGCGGGCTGAGAATGGCGGACGTGGTCGTCAGCGGGCTGCCGTGGGCGGCGTTCCCCGACCAGTTGCAGCGCGAGCTGCTCGATGCGGTGACAGGGGCGATGAACCCGGGAGCGGCGTTCACCACGTTCTCCTACATCCACGCCATCCCGCTCAGCTCGGCGCGGCGTTTCCGCGCGCTGCTGGCCGAGCGGTTCGAGGAAGTGGTGCCGGGGCGTACGGTGTGGCGGAACACTCCGCCTGCCTTCGTGTTCCACGCCCGCCGTCCCCGGTGA
- a CDS encoding enoyl-CoA hydratase/isomerase family protein, giving the protein MDAYTKLKLDTPAEGVLRITISEPARLNAVDATAHRELGEVWRDADRDESVRAIVVRGEGRAFSAGGDLSMIEDMMRDHATRLRVFAEARDIVYNVLNCSKPVVSAIQGPAVGAGLAVALLADISVAGRTARIIDGHTRLGVAAGDHAAIVWPLLCGLAKAKYHLLLCEPVTGAEAERMGLVSLCVDDDQVHDKAMEIAVRLAAGAQEAIRLTKYSLNNWLRLAGPAFDASLAMEFLGFTGPDVAEGVRALREKRPPAFG; this is encoded by the coding sequence ATGGACGCCTACACCAAGCTCAAGCTCGACACCCCGGCCGAGGGCGTGCTGCGGATCACGATCAGCGAGCCGGCCAGGCTCAACGCCGTGGACGCCACCGCCCACCGCGAGCTGGGCGAGGTCTGGCGCGACGCCGACCGCGACGAGAGCGTGCGCGCGATCGTGGTCAGGGGAGAGGGCCGGGCGTTCTCGGCGGGCGGCGACCTGTCCATGATCGAGGACATGATGCGCGACCACGCCACCAGGCTGCGCGTGTTCGCCGAGGCCCGCGACATCGTCTACAACGTACTCAACTGCTCCAAGCCGGTCGTCTCCGCCATCCAGGGCCCGGCCGTCGGCGCGGGGCTGGCGGTCGCGCTGCTGGCCGACATCTCCGTGGCGGGCCGTACCGCGCGGATCATCGACGGCCACACCAGGCTCGGCGTCGCGGCCGGCGACCACGCCGCGATCGTCTGGCCGCTGCTGTGCGGCCTGGCCAAGGCCAAGTACCACCTGCTGCTGTGCGAGCCCGTCACCGGCGCGGAGGCCGAGCGGATGGGGCTGGTCAGCCTGTGCGTGGACGACGACCAGGTGCACGACAAGGCCATGGAGATCGCCGTCAGGCTCGCCGCCGGCGCCCAGGAGGCGATCAGGCTCACCAAGTACTCGCTCAACAACTGGCTACGCCTGGCCGGCCCTGCCTTCGACGCCTCCCTCGCCATGGAGTTCCTCGGCTTCACCGGCCCCGACGTGGCCGAGGGCGTACGCGCGCTGCGCGAGAAGCGGCCCCCGGCCTTCGGCTGA
- a CDS encoding alpha/beta hydrolase has protein sequence MPLHPQAREYLARYPSDLNADLAALDLDAIREMRAQDVFAAHRGPLTKLPFVRDEEAEGVPIRIYRADPGDGPLPVVVYFHGGGWVLGSVKRNDAAARDLAIRTGAVVVSVDYRLAPEHPFPAAADDAWTVVRDIFARPAFYQSNGSVAVSGDSAGGNLAAVAAWQARDAGLRLAHQVLVYPVLDVAMDTPSYAEFAKGYGLDAAEMAWFARQYAPGADPADPRLSPLRLPDVSGLASATVVTAGCDVLRDEGERYAARLAEAGVPVGLRRFEGAVHTFYVLPGLFDQAIEAREYVAERLREHL, from the coding sequence ATGCCGCTGCACCCCCAGGCGCGGGAGTACCTCGCCCGGTACCCGTCGGATCTGAACGCCGACCTGGCCGCCCTCGACCTGGACGCGATCAGGGAGATGCGCGCCCAGGACGTCTTCGCGGCCCATCGCGGGCCGCTGACGAAGCTGCCGTTCGTGCGCGACGAGGAGGCCGAGGGCGTCCCCATCCGCATCTACCGCGCCGACCCCGGCGACGGCCCGCTGCCGGTCGTGGTCTACTTCCACGGCGGCGGCTGGGTGCTCGGCAGCGTCAAGCGCAACGACGCGGCCGCCCGCGACCTGGCCATCCGCACGGGCGCGGTCGTCGTCTCGGTCGACTACCGGCTGGCGCCCGAGCACCCGTTCCCCGCCGCCGCCGACGACGCCTGGACGGTCGTCCGCGACATCTTCGCCAGGCCCGCCTTCTACCAGAGCAACGGCAGCGTCGCCGTGAGCGGCGACAGCGCGGGCGGCAACCTCGCCGCCGTGGCCGCCTGGCAGGCCCGCGACGCCGGCCTGCGCCTGGCCCACCAGGTGCTCGTCTACCCGGTGCTCGACGTGGCCATGGACACGCCCAGCTACGCCGAGTTCGCCAAGGGCTACGGCCTGGACGCCGCGGAGATGGCCTGGTTCGCCCGCCAGTACGCGCCCGGCGCCGACCCGGCCGACCCGAGGCTGTCCCCGCTGCGCCTGCCCGACGTGTCCGGCCTGGCCTCCGCCACCGTCGTAACGGCGGGCTGCGACGTGCTCCGGGACGAGGGCGAGCGCTATGCCGCCCGCCTGGCCGAGGCGGGCGTGCCGGTCGGCCTGCGCAGGTTCGAGGGCGCCGTGCACACCTTCTACGTCCTGCCCGGCCTGTTCGACCAGGCGATCGAGGCCCGCGAGTACGTCGCGGAGCGGCTGCGGGAGCACCTGTGA